Part of the Vigna unguiculata cultivar IT97K-499-35 chromosome 3, ASM411807v1, whole genome shotgun sequence genome, TGGAACTGATTCAGTCCGCACAAGGTCAATACAAGTTGTTTCTGCTTTCTTTGGCCGTTGTTTTATGAGATTAtggtttattttataattataatagtaattgCTTAGAAGCAGATAACATGTTACTATATACATAATAAGAATCTGAGAAACTTGCTTAGGGAATACGTCAGAGATGAAATAGAACGAAGGGTCTATCTGAAGAGAATACAACATCTACTCACAGAGAAAGATAGTGAGGGCTATGTGCTTGTAGCTAACTGACAAACTCTAACACAACAATTTACTTATATCAATTATGAAGTTGCAACAACCATTAGCTTTATAGGTTCTATTAATACATGTGTTGTGTCATGAATTTTGCTCAATTTTCTTTCCGTTGTGTTCGTGTTCATTTGACTGTTCATTGCTTGTAAATAGTTAATCTGGAACATATCAAAGTTTGGTTACTTTTTCCAAATTGGTGGTGCAAACCCTTTTTAGGATGAAGGTTTATTACGTATTTCTTTCTGTTAAATCCCTTATTTATCCTAGTCTGCTGTCTTCAGTGAACATTTACTTGCTGCTGTAAATAACATGAAAATGTTCAGAATGACGGAAGTAAAATTCCAGTGATGGAGTGCCAGGGGATGagcattttcatatatattactGGAtgacttttcttttctcttaatATAGTTAGCTGCACTAGTAGGTTCTTGTATCAAAACAGCAAACAAATATTGATTAAAAGCCCGTTTATTATAGTTTTGTGCGCTCAAATCATATCTTTGTAATGTTTGCCTTTCAATCCCCTTCCAGTTCTGCATGGCATTGTTATCAGCTTACCTGACACTAAAACTTGGTGACAGGGAATCCCAATATATCAAACTCACCTGCACTTGTAGCCAAGTTTACATTTGTGGCTCGTGACTCTGCCACTGGAAAAGCTGCCCCAATTAACCAGGTCTCACCTGAAAATGAGGAAGAAAGATTGCTCTGGGAAGAAGCAGAAGAAAGGAACAagttaagaaaaagaaagaatcaaGAACAGAAACATGGAGATTGTGAAGACACTTCTCGGCTTAAAGCACTATTGGCTGAAGCGCGTATCTTCTGTGACATGCCAGCATTGGCTAACAGAGATAGCATCCTGATGACGGATACTGGCCTACAAAACTCTTTTATCTGCCAGCCACAGCAAAGAAACATCCATGGTCGTATCTTTGGGGGATTCTTGATGAGAAGAGCCTTTGAACTTGCCTTTTCAACTGCTTATGCCTTCGCTGGTGCGGCTCCTCATTTCCTGGAAGTTGAtcatgttgatttttttaaaccaGTAAGTACCCACCAAGGACAATactatttcttctaaatatacAATGATATTGGAATCAGTAGTAATCTCTGGTTGTTATCATTCTATAATGGAACTCTCTACCCTCTAAGGGAATAGATACTCATGATGATCTTATTTATGTGATCAACAATTTGGAACATGGACTGGGTAGAAAAACATTGGTAAAGGTTATTCAGTAGAAAGGACGTTTAAAAAAGACATTCAACTGAAACAAgttgatgatgcaggtggaCGTTGGAAATTTTCTTCGTCTCAAATCTTGTGTCCTGTACACGGAACATGACAACTCAGATGAACCCCTTGTGAATGTTGAGGTTGTTGCACATGTGACAAAGCCTGAGCACCGCTCTAGTGAGGTCTGCACTATACACATATTATTACTTAACTTTTCTTCTGACACAATTTAGTAGTGAAAAGATATCTTGTCTTTTATAATTTGAGAGAGAGCAGAGTCGTACTCTTGTCGGCATAGCCCTGCTAATTTAGCTAACATCGGATTTTATATCTATTATCTAATGGAATACAAAAAAGGAATGACTCAATTTCATTTGATATTATATGTTCACATATGTAGCCATTTTACTCCATTTCATGCTTTTCTTCAAACAGGTATCTAACAGATTCTACTTCACATTTGGTGTTGATCCTGAGGGTATTAAAAATGGGTTAAGGATTCGACATGTTGTTCCTGCTACAGAAGAAGAAGCACGGAAGGTGCTTGAACGCGTTGATGCTGAGAACTTAACTTTGGTTAAAAAAGATGGCAATCTTCAAGTGGTAAAGGAGCACAAGAGTACACCTAACACAAATGTCTGACGGAGTATCTGTAGAACTTTCTAGATTACCTGATTATGCCTAAATTCGTAGTTGTGGATTGACCTAAAGGTCGAAAATCAATCACAAGCTATATTCGTTCTGGAATTTTGaaggtttttttatttattcaagtTTTGGGCCAATTATGACATCTTTCTACGTGGTGGAACAACTTTTATGGTGCACCATAACAACTACTCTACTAGTAATTTCAACATATTACTGTCACACTAtcaatttatatcaaaatttgggAAAAAGAGCCAAAATTTgccattaatttattaatacaGATACAGAAAAGCAGCCAACCTAGCACAAAGAAAATAATCTAGGCAATAAAACATATACAGAGCTATATAAGCAGTAAAACAAAGATCTGTAATGGCATGAGccctttttttatcatcatcatcatcaccatcacAGGTAAGGTCATCATCACAGGTAGGGGATAAAGCTGGGTCTTTAGCTAACTCAGTGATTTTTTAGTGAAAACGTCACTCCACATGATGATATTTGGATGATAAAAGGTAACCCATCACTGACCAAACATGAGCAAACTACTTCAACCTGTTATAACTTGGTCAGTTTAGTCAGATTCAGAGGAATCAGATGGTTGCTTACCAATAATCTCAGGAAAAAAGGTTTGCATTACAGGATTTGCAGGCATCACAGAATGACGA contains:
- the LOC114177657 gene encoding acyl-coenzyme A thioesterase 9, mitochondrial-like, with translation MQLLRNPKPCVSLFHHLLRLKITPSCSCPSNHFSTVSTTDPTTTGPTTPTTSTSVLIDAGSSNRKPVDLWPGMFHSPAIYALWEARSSTLEKSDGPSLPKAPSRSRTTIFYNFSSDHMLREQYRNPWNHIRMGKLVEDFDALAGTVAFKHCSNEDGTARPLLLVTASVDKMVLTKPIHIDADLTIVGAVTWVGRSSMEIQLELIQSAQGNPNISNSPALVAKFTFVARDSATGKAAPINQVSPENEEERLLWEEAEERNKLRKRKNQEQKHGDCEDTSRLKALLAEARIFCDMPALANRDSILMTDTGLQNSFICQPQQRNIHGRIFGGFLMRRAFELAFSTAYAFAGAAPHFLEVDHVDFFKPVDVGNFLRLKSCVLYTEHDNSDEPLVNVEVVAHVTKPEHRSSEVSNRFYFTFGVDPEGIKNGLRIRHVVPATEEEARKVLERVDAENLTLVKKDGNLQVVKEHKSTPNTNV